AGGACAACTTAGTGGGAAACTGACTACACTGGACCTCTACCATCCTGACAAGGCCAGTGGTTCCTTCTTACAGGAATAGACACATAGTCTGAATAGATACATATACCAAATATCCATACCTCACTATAGGGCCTCAGTGAGCACCACTATCCAAAGGCAATTGGAGTGTGTGACCACTGGTCTGGTATTCCCATATAATATCACATCAGAAAAGAGTACTTGCTTTATGTCAGAGGAGTTGTATGAGTGGGCCCAAGACCGTATAACTCAAACAACATGATCCAGAAGCTGCCAGGCTAATAGGTAAGTGGAAAGACTTACTAAAGGTGCAACTGAAGCTGAAGCACTTGTTCAGAGGTAATATCCTGTGAAAATGGGGTACCATTCCCTGGGATGGGTTATATGCACAGCACCAGAGACTTTTACATGAGTCTGGGAACAAAGGGCTAGAAGTAGGAGTGGCATCACTCACTATCACTCCCAATGAAGTGGTCTTACCATCACTCCCAATGGAGCAGTTTGTGCTTCCTGTCCTCTGCAAGTCCGGGCTCTGCAAGGCTGGAGGTCCCAGTCCCCAGAGAGGGTATATTTCAGCAGGGAATATAGCAAGAGTCCCATTGAGTTATAAGCTAAAGCTGCCACCTGGGCATCTAAGGCTCCTTGTGTGCACGTACCAGCAGCAAGAAAGGGAGTCATAGTCTTGACAGGGGTAATTAACCCTAGTCACAGAGAGGAAGCTAATCATGACAGGTCTGCTTGCTATTGTACCATGTGACATGAAGGAATACATGTGGAACCCAGGTGATCTCTTTAGGTGCCTCTTGGTATTCTCAAGCCCAACTCTGACTATAAATGGGCAGATTCAGCAATCCCAGCCAGAAAACGGCATGGTGACTGGGCACTCTCAGGTCCCTCAGAGATAAGGGCATAGGTCATGACAGGGTGTAAGCACCGAAGGCCAGCAGAATGCTATCCGAAGGTGAGGGAAACTAGAATGGATAGTGGAAAGGCAATAAGTATAAATTTCAGCCCAATACCATATGCAGCAGAAGGAATTGTAGTTCATTCCACTAATCTCCCTCTTCTAAGATTCCCCACAGGAAGAGATGCCCACCAGAATACTGAGGAAGCTGTCCCCAAAACATATATGGAGAACCAGATCACAGCAGCACAAAGATTGAACTGTGAAAGAGCCAAATAAACCACTTGGATCCTCCTTCCAGAGATGTCTTGCTAAGAAGCTGCAGGCAGTACAATCGGCAAAGAGACTCTAGATGTCACTTCTTGGAGGTCTGTCTCAGTTGCAGAGAACCACTCAGCTGAGCTCATGCCCTACCTTGGGCAGGCCACATGCGATGAATGATCAAGCAGGGGGCATAAAGACCCTGACCATTTTGGCACCATTCAAGACAAGTCTGTCATGCAATATTCAGTCCAGAGCTCGCTGTCAGGTTGGTGGAGGCTGCTATATAGTTCTATTTCTTATCTGTATAGCCaacttcttccctcttcctttcaCAGCTGTTGATATCTAACAAAATTTTGCACCCTAAACTCCAATTCACTGTCTGTTTCTGGAAAACCCAACCCAACACAATAAAGAGTAACTACAAAAAGCACCTAACATCCCTAAGGCAGGGGCACAGAGGTTGGGTTTATCAGAGCATGGATGATTAAAGGAGATCCCCACAGAGCAGAGACTCAGACCTCTAAGGAGAGCACAGTGATCAGCTTCTGCTGGTGCCTCAGGAGCTCAGAGGATGCTCACTTGGCCAACCCCAGAGGTGAAAAGCAAATCTCTGAGGGGGTCAGTGGCTGACTGGTGCTGGTATTTCTGAGCATGAGGATAGTTCTAATACTGCCAACAAAACTAGAATCCAAAACCAAATATGGTTACCAAAGTGAATGGCCCCATCTGAAATACCACTGACCAGAACTTTAAGCACACAGGAAAAATAAACTCCGTTCTCCCCTCGTCCATTGCTCCAGTCTACTTCTACTGCCCCCAGTTGGCACAGGAAGAGGGCTGGAAAAACAGAAGTGTGGTTTGTTAGAGGCACATCCTGAACATTACATAGCAGAGTATGAAGGAGGGAAGGGGTTTAGAACTGAGAGACAACAGCTTCAAAACTATGTCCTTGCTAtgcttttattcaggaaacatagAGATaacttccaggaaaaaaaaatgagctttTAATATTGCTTAAAACATTGAAGAGTAAATAGAAACATGCCAGGGATCCTCTGGTGTGCTATATAGTGCTTATGATTCTGACAGGAGGGATCCCTGGGTGTTATTTTAAACCATAGGCCATGCCCTAATGATTCTCtggcttaaaaagaaaaattaagagaTATTTTGTAATGAAGTGTGAGCCTTAGTCTTCTCCTTCTTCATTTTCAtcctcttctccctccttttcttttagGTCTTTCTTACAAAGcacaagaatgaaataaaaaaataaaatcatcaaaGGAATGAGCCACGATAATGATGGATAAACCACATCTTCCACCTCTTCTATGTCTTTGTAAGGTGGGCCACTATCATTACTACCTCCATAGCCTTTCATCAAGCAGTAGGGAGGTGCCCACCCATGGTCACAGTGACAGTGCTGTTTATTGTTACAGACCCCCCTCAAGTTGCAGGTCTCAGGCTGACAATCTTGTGGCAGATAAGATAGATGGACACACTTCTTGTGGATGCAGATCTTTTTCAGCCCACATACTGTGCCATCCTTCACTTGGCCAATATCAGGTATGGACATCCCTAAATGATAGTCAGTGCCCCAGCAAGTGGTGCCATTGAAGTGAATCTGATGCACTGTAGAATGCTGTATCAGGTTGGGAATTACTCCTACATTTTCACACTGAATTCTCCCACACAGGATATCAGGGGTCTCACATTTTAGATATACTATGTCTGTAATACCACAGTGACCAAAACGATTTCCTTGAGtattgattttttggtagcagctCTGAGATGCACTTTTTGCATCTTTGCCAAAAATCTCTTTACACTGTGTATCATGGCTATTGCATCTCTTTTCATAGCAGTAGGCATTGTCATTACAGGGTATCCCATTCTGCACATAAACATCTTCTGGGCACTGATGAGAAGTTCCAGTGCACCACTCTGGAAGATCACATTCACTGATCTGTTGTCTACACAAATAACCTGATGGAATAAAATTGCAGTCTTTACAACATAgcccaaaagcacaagcagcccCTGGACTCAGAGTGCAGTTTGAAAGGCAACAGGAATCGTTAGCACACTGATGTATGGTTCCACAGTCACACTCCTCTCCTTCTTCAACCATTAGGTTTCCACAGAACTTCAGCCTGAAGATCTTCTCTGGATTTGGAGGAGAGCGAAGACAAAATCCTTGCCTGATAGTGTTGTCCCAATATTCAGCATAACTACAATTGCTGAATTTAGTTGTCGTCTCTTGACTAGGAAACATTATGCACCATTTTtgttcacacacacaccattCAGTGTCATGCACCATACCCAAATTATGACCAAGCTCATGGGTCACAATTAGTGCAAATGAAAACAACTggtttccttggaaactatcaACTCCACAATTAAAAGGAGGAAGGCATATTCCTTTAACGTAGGCAACACCAAGCTTGTCACCAAATGATTCTTTTATGAAAAGATGTGTACTATCACTTGGCAGTCGTGCATCGAGGTGCAGTTTCTTCCAAATGGCAAATTCCTCCGCAAGCAGATGTATGTCATTTGATAAAGGCGGGTTTCCCTCATTCCAGATCTCAATACCAATCAAAATTACATCAACGTCAAAAGGGCCATATAAGGAATCCACAATATGGACAACAGTCAACACTTCCTGCTGCACCACCGAGGTATTTCTGAGTAAGTGAAGGAATCGATTATAGTCCACCACCACTACCAGTTCAAGAAACCGCCAGTGGGTCCACCAGCCACGGTAAGAACTTTGCTTCTGAGTGGTATTGTATGTCTTTTGTGATTCCAACTGGCGTGCTATTTCCTCTTCTGTTAAGCCACATCTCATGGGTGGGAATTGTGTCTCGTTACTGTCTCTCTTATACACCAGGTGTTCAAACGTGGTAGAGTGACTCCTGGGTTCAATTTCATAAGTGAGGTGGTTTATCTGTAGCACCCCTCGAAAACCCCCAAAACAGGTAGTGAGAGCAACCAGGGACTCAAACACCCCTTCCACATAACCATGATAGTAGCAGTTATCCGGGACAAAAGGCTGGTCCTCATGGAGGGCACGCTGGTCTGTATAGGTGAACACTGGGAGGTGTTTGGAAACCAAGAACTTTTTGACCCTCATGTGGATAATATGTCTCTGGCCCCCAAGCCATAGGCTGTAGGAGAGCCAGCCCGGAGCCCTTGCACTTCTGCCTCTGCCGGGCACCTTCAAGGGGGTCGTCACTTCTGGAGAGGGGAAGTGCTGGGAGAGCCTGGCCTGGGAGTGGCCAGAAATGGACAGAGATGCCCCAAGCCAGAGCAGCAGAGGAATGACCCTGATGTCCACCAGGGCTTCACCCACTGCCATTGTGGAGCCAAATGTCCAGAGCAGAAGAGGGCAGGGCATGAGACACTGCTGGTCTGGCTCAGTGTACGGGGCTGAATTGTTATGGATCCATATCCTGGCAGAGTTGGACCATCAGAGCTGCAGTGCTGCAAGTGAAAATAAAAGAAGAGCTAGAATGGTTTGATGGAATAGGTAGGGTGGGAGATAGAAAGAAGTGATGTAAAAACGATTCTTGAACTGGGACTAGTTTGAAGCAATAAACTACCTTAGATTTTCTCTCATATATTTGAGAGGGTTGGACTCTAGATGAAGATTTGTCATAAGTGGATAATTGTTGAACTTGGATGAAGGATGCATTATATACTCTTCTCTAAACATgtaaaattacatgaaattttCCATATTAAAAACATGTTGGCATTTGACTCACAGATTTCTTCACCCAAAAGCCTGCCCCGCTATCTTTAGCAAGCATGTGGACAATGCATCCAATAtgcatcatttcttttttcttcctttattcagATGGTTTGTTCCATCTCCCCCTTATTTTCTGCAGACATCTTATTTAGGTCCCATTCTTgttctaagttaaaaaaaaaaaaaaactagcagtcAACAAATCCCACTTATGGGGCTCATTGGTATTGGGGGACCTTGGCCAATCAagataaataattattttaaaacacatCCTTATCTGCTGAAAAGCCCCAGGGAGTCACAGGAAGAGAGCCACACTGATGGGGTAGCACATAATGGGGCTGCTCTTTGTGGGCAGGACACATAGCCCCATGGGCCTCTTATCGTACCCTGAAGGCAGcagtcttccttccacccagccCAGCCACATCCTGTTCTTAAGcataacaaaaaaacccattttgGTCAGGTCAGCATAGATTCTATTGTTTTTTACATGGCTAGTAAATTATCTGGATCCACCAATTGCAGTTTGGATTTTCTACAGAAAGCTGGATTGAGGAGCTTAAACCTAGAGCCAGTTTATTTAACGATCAGAAGACCACAATTTCAGTGGACTTTGAAACCTCGTTACTGTTGAAAATTTCATTCTAGCTCAGGTAGAAGCTAATTTTGGTCACTCACTGACTTTGAGTTAAAAGGATTGATCATTAATAATTTGTTTAGCATTTGGAAGCAAAAGTtaaaacaaccaaaaccaaacccattgccgtcaagttggttcttactcatagcaaccctgtaggacagagtacaaatgccccataaggcttccaaggagtggctggtggatttgagctgtcaaccttttggttagcagccaagctcttacccaatTGGAGACAAATTATTAATAGATACTGGTAGCCTCAATAGTCtaaacaaggagaaaaatgaTGGAATCAGTAGTGTATAGGATGAGCAACATCCTTAGCATCatgatggcaaaggagccctggtggtgcagcggttaagagctatgatgagttatggctgctaagcaaaatgtcagcagttcgaattcactagctggtccttcaaaaccctataggactgttttactctatcctatagcgcTGGCAACCCTGGtaggctagtggttaagtgctactgaaAACCCCAAATAAACACTCCTTCCCCCCTTTGTCTTGtcaaccacaagcttgttttaaGCAGCATTTCTCAGGAGGcagcagcaggtagtggctccatccactgaactGGCCCAAGCTACACCTTGAAACATGCACAGATTGAAGACATCATATCTTCCAACCGGCCCACCCCCCCACTGGACCCGACTGTCACCAGAAGGAGTGATATTTCCCAGTCCATGATTTTACCCGATTCCATTTTAGAAGCGAGAGGTCCCACTACATGCACATCCGGCGGAAGATGATTTAGTATCCGGACCCCCAAatatggacatgggagggctaagggtggaaagttccgggtaccaaacccaacccccgaagccattggaaacaaaaagctccccagcacGCTTAGAGAGGgagcacgtggccttatggtTACTAGATCCCACGCGCTCCTTgtatgtgcagacaataaacttgccactttgtttcccttgcaatcagtgtccatcttatttcaatcgattaataagacaggacaagagcTCAAGTGGCGTTTGGTTACactggggctgctaaccaaaaggttggcagttcaaattcaccaggcgctccttggaaactctatgagggcagttctgctctgtcctatagggtcgctatgagtcggaatcgactggacaacaggtttttttttttttggtttaggatgaCAAGAAAACTTGCATCCACCTCAGTACAGTGCTTTCCCAGAACTAAGAGCTGGTTTCCATATCCCACAAAGGGAAACTAGGATCATTAGGTGAAACCTCTTATAGCAAACATCCCTGATAGAGGTGAAATCCTAACTTCCAGACTTCCTCTCCATGTCTCTCTTCATAATGTCCTTGGTATCTGCTATAGACTTTGAGACATTAAGATGGGAATGAGTGAGGTGGGAAAGGATTATGAAAGATAAAGCTTTCTTGAGAAGGAAGTTAACCTAAATTAACCTTTGTCAGAAATATTACCAGATAATAATAGGAAAGCTTATCACCAAAGAAACTTTGAAATAGACCAATCGTTGAAGGAATATCTCATAACCATTAATTATGTGAACACGTGTCACTCCAAAGCCCTTCTCTCTACCATTACTGGCACTGCGAAGCAGTGTCACAATCTTCCTCTGCATCAATTATTAATACTTTCTACAATGTCCACAGGCACCATTAACTCTATCTTAAGTCTCTACTCACTCCCCGCCATGGCctaattcagtatttttcaaactaCAGGTCACAAACCATAATGGGTCACGAAATCATTTCGGTGGGCCACAAATTAACGAAGCACAATGAAGTAGAAAATATCAAGGTGTTTTATACAGATCTATTTCCTATCACAACAGAAGCTCTTAGTACCAATGCTGCTGACACCTCTTATGCTCATTATCCAATATTTACGCAACTCCAAACCTACAAATTCATACTTTGGTCTGTGCTGCTAGGGCTGGGACTCTGCAAACTGTATTTCTCGATTGCTAACTGGCTTCCTTTTAGATTTTGCCAAAAGGGGTGCTATACCTCCCCccgacaaaaaaccaaaaaactgttgccgtagcgaccctataggacagagcagacctgccccatagagtttcctaggagcacctggtggattcgaactgctaaccctttggttaggagccatagcacttaaccactatgccaccagggtttccagggggcaCTGCAGAAAGACTAAAAGGCAAAAGGAGGGAACAAGGGATTTGTTACTTCCTATTTGCCTGCTGTTACTCTCCACGGAGCCCCAGAATGGGCCTTTACTTCGCTGGTGGTGGTTGGTTGATACCATATTTTCAGAAAAAGCTCCATGAAGCCCATCAAAGATATGAACACCACCTGGACAGTACCACCTCCTCTAAAGTCTGAGAACCAGGCCTACGAAGCCATCCTCCAGACCCCTGGGAAATAAACGAAGATAGTGCCCCTTTCTCAGGTCTCAGTACTAGCTCTAACAGGCCCTTCCTCAAAGTGCCTGGATATCAGCCCTGGGTGGACAGCATCCCTTCCTTTGAGGTCTGAGTCACAACTTTTGGAGGCCACTCTTCCAAGTCTGTAGGGTACCAGAGCCAGATCAGCATTAGCTCCTCAGAAGTCCGGCTATCAGCTCCACGAGACCCCTTTTCTGAGTTCGAAGTTACCAGCATGACTTGGGCAATACTTTATCCTCTCTGATCCAGAACCCAGATCAATGAGGCCCATGGTGAGAGTTTCTAGGTATGATAACCCCAACCTCTTTGTTCCCCCTAGCCTTACGGGGAACTTAGCTGCTTTCAACAAATCCTACCTCTGTATACCTCAGTGTTGTTTTGCCTTTTCAGTCCTCTAATACCTTTACACAAATTCCCTATGTTTATTTCTCTTGGCTAGTTCCCCTTTTCTGGACTCGATACCAGAAGTGATCACAAGATGGACAAATAAAATGAGAATCTGGGATTGGTTTGTACGTGTCTTTGGCCTTAAGCACAGCACTGAACTCCTGTCCAATGGGGAACTGGCATGTAGTGGCATCACAATTAGCTAAGTTACCACCCATTATTGATTGTGATGAACTACCTACTGAAGCAATGTGTAGGGGGACCAAGTGACTGCTGTGATGATGCCTATAAGTAC
The window above is part of the Loxodonta africana isolate mLoxAfr1 chromosome 10, mLoxAfr1.hap2, whole genome shotgun sequence genome. Proteins encoded here:
- the LOC100667204 gene encoding disintegrin and metalloproteinase domain-containing protein 20, which translates into the protein MPCPLLLWTFGSTMAVGEALVDIRVIPLLLWLGASLSISGHSQARLSQHFPSPEVTTPLKVPGRGRSARAPGWLSYSLWLGGQRHIIHMRVKKFLVSKHLPVFTYTDQRALHEDQPFVPDNCYYHGYVEGVFESLVALTTCFGGFRGVLQINHLTYEIEPRSHSTTFEHLVYKRDSNETQFPPMRCGLTEEEIARQLESQKTYNTTQKQSSYRGWWTHWRFLELVVVVDYNRFLHLLRNTSVVQQEVLTVVHIVDSLYGPFDVDVILIGIEIWNEGNPPLSNDIHLLAEEFAIWKKLHLDARLPSDSTHLFIKESFGDKLGVAYVKGICLPPFNCGVDSFQGNQLFSFALIVTHELGHNLGMVHDTEWCVCEQKWCIMFPSQETTTKFSNCSYAEYWDNTIRQGFCLRSPPNPEKIFRLKFCGNLMVEEGEECDCGTIHQCANDSCCLSNCTLSPGAACAFGLCCKDCNFIPSGYLCRQQISECDLPEWCTGTSHQCPEDVYVQNGIPCNDNAYCYEKRCNSHDTQCKEIFGKDAKSASQSCYQKINTQGNRFGHCGITDIVYLKCETPDILCGRIQCENVGVIPNLIQHSTVHQIHFNGTTCWGTDYHLGMSIPDIGQVKDGTVCGLKKICIHKKCVHLSYLPQDCQPETCNLRGVCNNKQHCHCDHGWAPPYCLMKGYGGSNDSGPPYKDIEEVEDVVYPSLSWLIPLMILFFYFILVLCKKDLKEKEGEEDENEEGED